The genomic region CAGTCGCCTCGGTCACGGTCGATAAAGAGGGCGAGCATCCCGCTCGCGGTCTCGGGAGCGATCTCCAGCGCGGGGATGGAGGCCGCCAGAGAATCCGTGGCGTAACTCTCCTCCTCCGGGCGCGTCTTCAGCCACTCCACGATGGCCGGGAGATCGGCAGGCGCCGGCGCCTGACCGATGCGCGCGATCTCTCCGCCGATGCAGACCGCCGCGCCCGTCGCGTCGAAGAGGCCGAGCAGATCGCTTTCCAGCGACTGCGGGAAGCGATCGCTCGCGTTCCAGTCGCGCAGGCCGTCTTGAAGGCGCAGACGGATATCGCGCAGGCGCGCGACATAGCGCTGCTCTTCAACATCCTCACTGGCCGCGATCTGGATGGAGAGGATCTGTCCCAGAAACTCGCAGGCGGCGCGTGTCTCATACGACACAAAGCGCGCGGTCTCATGGTGACACGCGATCAGCCCCCAGAGCTTGTCGCCGCGCATGATGGAGACGGACATCGACGCGCCGACGCCCATATTCTTGAGATACTGGATATGAATGGGCGAGACGCTGCGCAGCACCGAATGGCTCAGGTCCAATGGCTCGCCGCTGTCCGGGGCCGCCAGCAGGTCCGCCGGCGTGTAAGAAACATCCGAGGCGATCCGCAGCCAGTTGCGCGTGTAGAGCGCGCGCGCCTGACTGGGGATGTCCGACGCGGGGTAACGCAGCCCGAAGAACGGCGCCATGTCCGCGCGCTTCGATTCGGCGATTACCGTGCCGTTCCACTCCTCATCGAACCGGTACCCCATCACCCGATCAAAGCCCGTGATGCGGCGGACCTCCTCGGCGGCGAACTGGCAAAGAGCGTCCACTCCGGATGTTTTTTGGAGGCGGGTAAGCGAGTCCCGGACGGCGTGATAGAAGCCCAGAAACTCCACTCCGCGTCCGCCCACCGACGGCTCCAGCTCCATAATGAGCGCCTGATCCGTTCGGTGTACGATGCCGTCAAAACTGGACGCGCCGTTCGGCGTGTTCAGCGTGAGCTTGACCGGGTTCATACGGCTCGGGTCGAGGCCGCCCAAACAGGTGCGCAGGTGCAGGATCCCGCGCGCGCCCAGCAGCGCCGATCCGTCCGCGCCGAGCAGTGATGCGGCGGGAATTCCAAACAGCGCCTCGGTGTTGTCGCTGATGTGGGTCAGTCGAAGCTGCGGGACGGCGAAGGCGAGCAGCGCGCCGTGCGGCTGGACGCGGCCCGGGATATGAATCGGTTCGCGATCGCAGTTTGTCAGGTCGATCGCCGCTCCGGTCGTGGAAGCTTCAGGCATCAAATTCCTCGTGTGGGGATTCGTCACAGAGCCACGTTTCGAGCGTGCGGAAGACGCCTTGCGCCACCCGCGTCATGGCTTCCTGTTCGGTGGGAGAGAGAAGCGCCCCGTCGATCGCCGCGCACAGCGCGCGCCAATGGGAGCCCGTCCGCGCGCCGTATCCCTCGAAGAACGCCGTCGGCGGCGCTTCGCTCCCATACATTTCGTGAATTCGGCGGCGGATGATCTGTCCGCCGAGCGTCGATCCTTCCGTGACATAGAGGCAGCCCAGGATCTCGGCGCGAGTTTCGGGGCGCGGAGCGCCGGGGCAGCGCGCGAGCCGCTCGCATTGGCGCGCCGGGACGCCCATCGCGGCCAAGTCGTCGATCAGGCGAGGAAGGCGGACGCGCGATTCCCAGTGCAGCGAGTCGGGGAGCAGTGAGGCGCTCCGTTTCAAGGCCGCTTCATAAGGCGCATAAAAGCCATGGAAGCGCTCCAGAAGCCGGCGATAAGAGCGCGCCGTGGCGCATCGCGCGTGGATATCGAGCCTGTCTTCCAGGCGCTGGTGGTCTTGTCGAGTTTCGCGGCGCAGAAGTTCGATGGACATATGGCGTTCCCAGCGGGGCGCATGAGCGCCAATAGAAATTATGTACCACAAATTGGCGCCGTGAGTCGCGCGTTTGTAAAATATCGTCGCGATTGCCAGGAAGATATGAAGCCTGTTTGCCGATAACTAAGAATGCAGGGGAATGTATCCGTTCGTGCGTCGCCGCCGGACGAGACCTAAGAAATGGGTGAGTGATAGTCGTGGATATTGCGATGATCAAGGATCAGGCCTGGGAAACGGCGCGTTTGGAAGAGCTTCATGCGTACGAGATTCTCGACAGCGAAGAAGAGGCGATCTATAGCGATTTGGCGAAGCTCGCCTCGCACATCTGCGGAGTCCCGATTGCGCTGATCACGTTCGTGGATGAGGGGCGCCAGTGGTTCAAGGCGAAGGTCGGGCTGGAGATTTCGGAGACGCCGCTCAGCATGGCCTTCTGCGCGCATGCGATCCTTCAAGATGACGTGCTGGTGGTTTCGGACACTACGCAGGACTTACGGTTTGCCGATAATCCATTTGTCACCGGCGATTCGCATATTCGTTTTTACGCCGGCGCGCCGCTCATCACTCCGTCGGGGTACGCCCTCGGGACCATCTGCGCCGTCGATACGGTCGTTCGCACGCTGGAGCCCGAACAAATTGAGGCGCTTGCGGCGCTGAGCCGGCAGGTGGTGAATCTGCTGGAGACGCGCCGCAAGCTGCGGCTGAGCGATGAAGCGCTGACGATGCGGGACGCCTCGGCGGCCGCGCTGCGCACGGGGCAGGGGCGCTCGCACGCGATTTTGAAATCGGCGCTGGACTGCATCATCTCTATCGACTCCTTCGGCAACATTCTTGAGTTCAATCCCGCCGCCGAGGAGACGTTCGGCTACACCGCTGAAGAGGCGATGGGCCGGGAGCTGGCGGCATTGATTGTCCCCGAGCGGTTCCGCGACGCGCATCGGCAGGGTTTGTCGCGCTGTTTGGAAACGGGGACTGGATCGCTGCTGGGGAGCCGCGTGGAGGTTGTCGCCCAGCGAAAAGACGGCGCCGAGCTTTCCGTCGAGCTCGCGCTGGTGGCGTTCGACAACGCCGGCAAAACCGAGTTCACGGCCTATCTTCGCGATATCACGGAACGTGTCGCGACGCTGGAGGCGCTCCAGGCGAGCGAGCGGCAGTTCCGCGCCGTTTTCGACAGCGCGCTGGACGCCATTTTGGTCTCCAGCAACGGCGAATTTGTCTACGCCAACTCCTCGCTTTTGAACTTGTTCGGTTTCCTCTCCGAGGAGGAGCTGGCCAAGGTTCCCATGTGGACGCTGGTCGCTCCCGAGGACCGGGAGATGGTGGCGACGCGCGGGATGCTGCGCGCGCAGGGACATGATGTCCTGGCGTCCTATGAAGTGCGCTGCGTACGCGCCGACGGCAGCATGATCGATGTGGAGCTTTACGCGTCGGCGTACACCTATCAAGGCCGGAACTATTCGGTCGTGAGCCTGCGCGACATTACCGACCGCAAGCGCATGGAGGAGGCGATCTCCGAGAGTGAGGAGCGTTACCGGCTGCTCGCGGAGTTCGGCTCGGATATTATCACGGTCATCGCGTTCGACGGCACCGTCCTTTATGAAAGCCCGTCGCTGACGCGCGTCCTCGGGTATGAGCCTTCGGAGTTCGTGGGCAGCGCCAGCGCGCGCGTCATCCATCCGGAGGATCTCGAACTGGTCAACATGGCGTTTCACGACGCCATGTGGAAGGGCGGGTTCGCCGAACCCGTCACCTATCGGATCCGCCACAAGAATGGCTCCTGGCGCTATCTGGAGATGACGGGCAATACGCTCACCGGACATCCGACCATGGAAGGCATGATCGTTCATTCCCGCGATGTCACCGACCGGCGCCTGGCCCAGATCGAGCTGGAAAGCGCGCATGAGTATCTGGAAGCGCGGGTCGAGGAGCGCACGGCCGCCGTGGAGGAGGCGAACGCCAGCCTTCAGGCGGAAATCGCGGAGCGCATGGAGATCGAGAGGACGCTGCGCGCGACGGAGGAGAAGTTCCGAGGGATTTTTGAGAACGCCAGCGAGGGCATCTTCCAAACCACGCCCGAAGGAAAGTACATCAGCGCCAATCCGGCGCTCGCGCGCATCTACGGCTACTCCACACCCGCCGATCTGGTCGCGGGCCTTACGGACATCGCGGATAAGCTTTATGTTTCTCCGGGGCGCCGCCAGGAGTTCGTGGCGCGAATTTCGGACGACGGATCCGTTTCAAATTTCGAGTCCCAGGTGCTGCGCGCGGACGGCGAAGTGGTTTGGATCTCGGAAAACGCGCGCGTGGTTCGCGGCGACGAAGGCGAGATCCTTTACTATGAAGGAACCGTTGAGGACATCACGCAGCGCAAAGTGCTGGAGGTGGAGCGCGAAAGCATGCTTCGTGAAGCGATCGAGCGCGCCGATCACGATCCGCTGACGGGCTTGCTCAATCATCGCGCCTTCCACAAGCGCTGGAACGAGGAAGCGGACCGCGCCCAGCGCGACGGCTCGCCTCTGGGCGTCGCGATCCTCGACCTGGACAACTTCTCGTTTTTCAATGATGCGTACGGCCACGCCGTCGGCGACGATGTCCTGCGCCGCGTCGCCCAGACCCTGGTGGCGTGCTGCCGTGGCTACGATATCCTGGGACGGTACGGCGGCGATGAGTTTATTATGATCCTGCCCGGGATGGACGCCGATGAGATGGTGATCCTGGAAGAGCGCCTGAACGACGGGCTTTCCCGCACCGGCTTCCGTCCGCCGGGCTCGGACAATTTGATTCCGCTGACGGTTTCGATCGGCGCCGCGGTCTTCCCCGACGACGGCGGCAGCCGGACCGACGTGCTGGCCTGCGCCGCCGAGCGGCTGGGGCGCGCGAAATCCGGCGGCGGCGGCGGCGCTTCGGACACGGTGCGCGCCGCGCTGAACCGCACGGTGGAAGGCTTCCCGATGCTGAACGCGCTCGTGAGCGCCGTGGACAACAAAGACCGCTACACAAGGCGCCATTCCGAGGATGTGCTGGTCTACTGTCTGGAGATCGCCGAGGAAATGGGGATGGACGACGCCGCGAAGCAGAGGATCGAGATCGCCGCGCTGCTGCACGATGTCGGCAAGATCGGTGTCCCCGACGATATCCTGCGCAAGCCCGGGAAGCTGACCGACGAGGAGTTTGAAGCGGTCAAGCAGCATCCGACGATCGGCGCCGTGATCGTCGGCGCCGTGCCGGGCCTGTCGGATACGCTGGACGCCGTGCGCCATCACCATGAACGCTGGGATGGGCGAGGCTATCCGGCGGCGCTGCGCGGCCTGGAGATACCGCTCATCGCCCGCGTGATGGCGGTCGCCGACGCCTTCAGCGCCATGACCACCAACCGGCCGTATCGCAAAGGCATGCCCGAGGAAAAAGCGCTCGCGATTCTTGCGGACGGCGCCGGAACGCAGTGGGATCCCGCCTGCGTCCAGGCGTTCCTGGCGGCGCATCCGCCCGCGCCGATGGTCTCCGACGAGGGCGAAGCCCGTCTGGCGGAAGAGCCGCCGGCGGATAATTAGGATTGTTACGCTCCAAAGAAGAAAGGCGCCAGGACCCCCTGGCGCCTTTCTTGTTACTTCCGGCGCTCCCGCCTCGTCCTCTCCAGTTTCCCCGTATTCCCGCCGATAATGGATCTATCCGAAACACCGTTTTGTGAGCACATGTCGATGTGCGAGGATCTGTTCTTGGCTACTACAATCGAAACTAAATTGAAACAAGAGCGCCTGCTGCGCATCATTGAGGACGAGCTGCAGGACTTGCCTCCGCTGCCCGCCGTGGTTGTGCGCGTGATGCAGACGATCAACGACCCGACGACGTCGGCGTCCGACCTGAACCGCTTGATTTCCAGCGACCAGGCGATCGCGAGCAAAGTTCTGCGTCTCGTCAACTCGTCCTACTATGGGTTCCCTCGCCGGATCACCACGATTACGCATGCGGTGGTCATCCTTGGCTTCAACACCGTGCGCAATCTGGTGACGTCGCTGGGCGTGTTCAACAGTTTTGATGGCGATGGAACGCCGACCGCCCTGGACCGAAACGCCTTCTGGGCGCATTCGATCGGGACCGCGGTCGCGGCGAGCGTGATCGCCAAGCGCAAGGCGATCCCCACAAAGCTCGCCGAGGAAGTGTTTGTCGGCGGCCTGCTGCACGATATCGGCAAGCTTTTCCTGGACCAGTAT from Capsulimonas corticalis harbors:
- a CDS encoding HDOD domain-containing protein — its product is MATTIETKLKQERLLRIIEDELQDLPPLPAVVVRVMQTINDPTTSASDLNRLISSDQAIASKVLRLVNSSYYGFPRRITTITHAVVILGFNTVRNLVTSLGVFNSFDGDGTPTALDRNAFWAHSIGTAVAASVIAKRKAIPTKLAEEVFVGGLLHDIGKLFLDQYFPDQYAISIKLARAAKISIWDSEKTALGVGHALVGKRIAEKWNLPPSLTSMVTLHHQPAFAKDHFEITAIVHAADRIAHKLKLGFAGDDLVPTLAPEVQQWLALPPATWESIEAETMQKFEDAKEFMKMATGA
- a CDS encoding ATP-binding protein, which gives rise to MPEASTTGAAIDLTNCDREPIHIPGRVQPHGALLAFAVPQLRLTHISDNTEALFGIPAASLLGADGSALLGARGILHLRTCLGGLDPSRMNPVKLTLNTPNGASSFDGIVHRTDQALIMELEPSVGGRGVEFLGFYHAVRDSLTRLQKTSGVDALCQFAAEEVRRITGFDRVMGYRFDEEWNGTVIAESKRADMAPFFGLRYPASDIPSQARALYTRNWLRIASDVSYTPADLLAAPDSGEPLDLSHSVLRSVSPIHIQYLKNMGVGASMSVSIMRGDKLWGLIACHHETARFVSYETRAACEFLGQILSIQIAASEDVEEQRYVARLRDIRLRLQDGLRDWNASDRFPQSLESDLLGLFDATGAAVCIGGEIARIGQAPAPADLPAIVEWLKTRPEEESYATDSLAASIPALEIAPETASGMLALFIDRDRGDCFVWFRPEVIRTVDWAGDPHKPVDPEGDSMVLHPRKSFELWKQSVRGRSLAWRAADLTAAAELRAALLSAALRRAFGDVSRLNRELQSSNAELDAFAYIVSHDLKEPLRGVRNYASILAEDQAEALVGEGREQLATLSGLTIRMETLIDSLLEYSRVGRVDLEFEPVDLNKVVEDTARILHAQMEQRGVELRIPRPLPTLLADHVRIAHVYQNLIGNALKYRDEDGGWIELGYADDGSIRPPGEEDGEAAPLVLWVRDNGIGIPERRWGDVFQIFRRLHGRDKYGGGSGAGLTIVKRIVERHDGAIWIDSAPGAGTTFYFTLAQPR
- a CDS encoding biliverdin-producing heme oxygenase, with the protein product MSIELLRRETRQDHQRLEDRLDIHARCATARSYRRLLERFHGFYAPYEAALKRSASLLPDSLHWESRVRLPRLIDDLAAMGVPARQCERLARCPGAPRPETRAEILGCLYVTEGSTLGGQIIRRRIHEMYGSEAPPTAFFEGYGARTGSHWRALCAAIDGALLSPTEQEAMTRVAQGVFRTLETWLCDESPHEEFDA
- a CDS encoding PAS domain S-box protein, translated to MIKDQAWETARLEELHAYEILDSEEEAIYSDLAKLASHICGVPIALITFVDEGRQWFKAKVGLEISETPLSMAFCAHAILQDDVLVVSDTTQDLRFADNPFVTGDSHIRFYAGAPLITPSGYALGTICAVDTVVRTLEPEQIEALAALSRQVVNLLETRRKLRLSDEALTMRDASAAALRTGQGRSHAILKSALDCIISIDSFGNILEFNPAAEETFGYTAEEAMGRELAALIVPERFRDAHRQGLSRCLETGTGSLLGSRVEVVAQRKDGAELSVELALVAFDNAGKTEFTAYLRDITERVATLEALQASERQFRAVFDSALDAILVSSNGEFVYANSSLLNLFGFLSEEELAKVPMWTLVAPEDREMVATRGMLRAQGHDVLASYEVRCVRADGSMIDVELYASAYTYQGRNYSVVSLRDITDRKRMEEAISESEERYRLLAEFGSDIITVIAFDGTVLYESPSLTRVLGYEPSEFVGSASARVIHPEDLELVNMAFHDAMWKGGFAEPVTYRIRHKNGSWRYLEMTGNTLTGHPTMEGMIVHSRDVTDRRLAQIELESAHEYLEARVEERTAAVEEANASLQAEIAERMEIERTLRATEEKFRGIFENASEGIFQTTPEGKYISANPALARIYGYSTPADLVAGLTDIADKLYVSPGRRQEFVARISDDGSVSNFESQVLRADGEVVWISENARVVRGDEGEILYYEGTVEDITQRKVLEVERESMLREAIERADHDPLTGLLNHRAFHKRWNEEADRAQRDGSPLGVAILDLDNFSFFNDAYGHAVGDDVLRRVAQTLVACCRGYDILGRYGGDEFIMILPGMDADEMVILEERLNDGLSRTGFRPPGSDNLIPLTVSIGAAVFPDDGGSRTDVLACAAERLGRAKSGGGGGASDTVRAALNRTVEGFPMLNALVSAVDNKDRYTRRHSEDVLVYCLEIAEEMGMDDAAKQRIEIAALLHDVGKIGVPDDILRKPGKLTDEEFEAVKQHPTIGAVIVGAVPGLSDTLDAVRHHHERWDGRGYPAALRGLEIPLIARVMAVADAFSAMTTNRPYRKGMPEEKALAILADGAGTQWDPACVQAFLAAHPPAPMVSDEGEARLAEEPPADN